From a single Candidatus Delongbacteria bacterium genomic region:
- a CDS encoding glycosyltransferase, with protein MSEASGKANLRVLVLSHMYPSRVHESAGVFIHRHVQALRHAGVDARVVSPLPWAPRVLWFRPEWRQFGETPLEDTWEGVPVRRVRYPQIPLRGLQPWAGRLMSYPLAWALRDMRREFPFQLIHSHTVTPDGLAALRLGRVFDVPTVNSARGSDLNEYPHTHVRRMAFTRQVLRETGRCLAVSQALSKVAAGYTDGQVRPEVVYNGVDQTVFRPAEDRNALRRALDLPTERKVLVFVGRCERDKGVEELLEAFLAVRSQFPDWVLLCVGDGGFRAELLSRISAFSADQVILAPGRVEHAKVASMLRSADAFVLPSWAEGMPNGLLEAMACGLPCVATRVGGIPEVLRDGENGLLVEARSQDDLSRALGALMSDPVRAKGWGQRALETIARSFSWENNAHTHLRIYHELLDRHAVRSVG; from the coding sequence ATGAGTGAGGCATCCGGGAAGGCCAACCTCAGGGTTCTGGTACTGTCCCACATGTATCCTTCGCGCGTGCATGAGTCCGCGGGGGTGTTCATCCATCGCCATGTCCAGGCTCTCAGACATGCAGGCGTGGATGCACGGGTGGTCAGTCCGTTGCCCTGGGCACCGCGCGTGCTCTGGTTCCGCCCGGAATGGCGTCAGTTCGGGGAAACTCCTCTTGAAGACACATGGGAAGGAGTTCCCGTGCGCCGGGTGCGCTATCCGCAGATTCCGCTGCGTGGCCTCCAGCCCTGGGCGGGCAGGTTGATGTCCTACCCTTTGGCGTGGGCCCTGAGGGACATGCGACGCGAGTTCCCATTCCAGTTGATTCACTCCCACACAGTCACACCGGATGGCTTGGCCGCGCTCCGTCTGGGTCGCGTGTTCGATGTGCCAACCGTGAATTCGGCGCGTGGCAGTGACCTGAACGAGTATCCGCACACTCACGTTCGACGGATGGCATTCACCCGGCAGGTGCTGCGGGAAACGGGTCGCTGCCTGGCGGTCAGCCAGGCGCTGTCGAAGGTGGCGGCAGGCTACACGGATGGCCAGGTCAGGCCCGAGGTGGTCTACAATGGCGTGGACCAGACCGTCTTCCGTCCGGCCGAGGACCGGAACGCCCTGCGGCGCGCTCTGGACCTGCCGACCGAGCGTAAAGTGCTGGTCTTCGTGGGACGCTGCGAGCGGGACAAGGGCGTCGAGGAGCTGCTGGAGGCCTTTCTTGCCGTGCGCAGTCAGTTTCCCGATTGGGTGCTGCTCTGTGTGGGCGATGGTGGCTTCCGTGCCGAGCTGCTCTCACGCATCTCGGCCTTTTCCGCGGATCAGGTCATTCTGGCGCCGGGGCGTGTGGAGCACGCGAAGGTGGCAAGCATGTTGCGCTCGGCAGATGCCTTCGTGTTGCCTTCCTGGGCGGAAGGCATGCCGAATGGTCTGCTGGAGGCGATGGCCTGCGGCCTGCCCTGTGTGGCCACGAGGGTGGGGGGCATACCAGAAGTTCTCAGGGACGGTGAAAATGGTCTGCTGGTGGAAGCCAGATCGCAGGACGACCTTTCCCGGGCACTGGGTGCGCTGATGTCCGATCCGGTCAGGGCAAAAGGCTGGGGCCAGCGCGCTCTTGAAACGATCGCCCGGAGTTTTTCATGGGAGAACAATGCGCACACGCACTTGCGCATCTACCACGAACTGCTGGATCGCCACGCGGTCAGGAGTGTTGGATGA
- a CDS encoding glycosyltransferase has product MSSSRPSLLFIARSFPPVANIATIRMASIARHLARCGWKITVLAPHPDLLRDSSNREAAVEFCRQEGIQLIPTGYDWRSLVPGLLRQRPGLPGIFGGIARRVARWLDIDDGAGWIRPILNATKHLPAGSIDLVLASGSPFASFEAARLLARRLRCPFVLDYRDPWTLRDFRTVPVRPWTVRKERRVCQEAAAILHVSPMLVPIHVSAFGGAERNHALTNGFDPEMLDPVPAREFEHPAIVYAGRFYPPHRVIQPVLEAVRMLHEEPGGQWTDLRFHYYGVDSGQVRQAAAACGAEGLLVDHGKVPQAESFAASKGAAVNVVVTSVLKSVDQGILGNLPGKLFEVIGLGSPVLLVSPDGSQARMILDHAASGIGVSGEDPARIAEALKELLQRRAGRGPQADAYSWPRLARQLDTLLRSLLPASRDGSSS; this is encoded by the coding sequence ATGAGTTCATCACGGCCCAGCCTGCTGTTCATCGCCCGCAGTTTTCCGCCGGTGGCGAACATCGCCACCATCCGGATGGCCAGCATCGCCCGACATCTTGCTCGCTGCGGCTGGAAGATCACGGTGCTGGCTCCGCACCCGGATCTGCTGCGGGACTCATCGAACCGTGAGGCGGCCGTCGAATTCTGCCGACAGGAAGGCATTCAGCTGATTCCTACGGGGTATGACTGGCGCAGCCTGGTCCCGGGCTTGCTGCGACAACGCCCGGGACTGCCCGGAATCTTCGGAGGCATCGCTCGCCGTGTGGCACGCTGGCTGGACATCGATGATGGGGCGGGGTGGATCCGGCCCATCCTGAATGCCACCAAGCATCTGCCGGCCGGCAGCATCGATCTGGTTCTGGCCAGTGGATCACCCTTCGCCTCCTTCGAAGCCGCCCGGCTGCTCGCCCGGAGGCTGCGCTGTCCCTTTGTCCTGGACTATCGTGATCCATGGACCCTGCGCGACTTCCGCACGGTGCCGGTCAGGCCCTGGACGGTGCGCAAGGAACGCCGGGTCTGTCAGGAGGCCGCGGCCATCCTGCATGTCAGCCCGATGCTGGTCCCGATTCATGTCAGCGCATTCGGCGGGGCCGAACGGAATCATGCCCTGACCAATGGGTTCGATCCTGAGATGCTGGACCCAGTCCCTGCCAGAGAGTTCGAGCACCCCGCGATCGTCTACGCCGGGCGCTTCTATCCACCACACCGGGTGATCCAACCCGTGCTTGAAGCGGTCAGGATGCTGCATGAGGAGCCGGGAGGGCAGTGGACGGACCTGCGCTTTCACTACTACGGCGTCGACAGCGGCCAGGTGCGCCAGGCAGCCGCAGCCTGCGGGGCGGAGGGTCTGCTGGTGGATCACGGCAAAGTGCCCCAGGCCGAGTCCTTTGCGGCCTCCAAGGGAGCCGCGGTCAATGTGGTGGTCACCTCGGTGCTCAAGTCTGTGGATCAGGGCATTCTGGGCAATCTGCCCGGCAAGCTCTTCGAAGTGATCGGTCTGGGAAGCCCCGTGCTGCTGGTTTCCCCCGATGGCAGCCAGGCGCGCATGATTCTGGATCACGCCGCCAGCGGCATCGGAGTATCCGGTGAGGATCCCGCCCGCATCGCGGAGGCATTGAAGGAGCTTCTGCAGCGCCGGGCGGGGCGTGGACCTCAGGCGGATGCCTACTCCTGGCCCCGACTCGCCCGCCAACTGGACACACTGTTGCGTTCGCTGCTGCCCGCATCACGTGACGGGAGCAGTTCATGA
- a CDS encoding DegT/DnrJ/EryC1/StrS family aminotransferase, which translates to MGVPLLDLKAQYQTIREETNAAVLEVLESQYFILGPKVKALEEQIAAYTQTAHAIGVSSGTDALLISLMAEGIGPGDEVITTPYSFFATAGCVTRTGATPVFVDIDPVDFNIDPARIEAAITPKTKAIIPIHLYGQMADMDGVMQVANRHNLCVIEDGAQAIGCEFKNRRAGSIGHYGCFSFFPSKNLGGAGDGGIVVTNDPKRAETLSIMRVHGGKPKYYHRVIGGNFRLDAIQAAVLLVKLQKLDQWTEGRQKNADLYRAKLKAAGLVVDPASLDSTTLDMTGRRGVALPKEFADRRHIYNQFVLRTDRREELRAFLTERGIGNEVYYPVPFHEQDCFQYLGYKKGQFPISEVAATQSIAVPIYPELNDAQIQEVVNAIAEFHKV; encoded by the coding sequence ATGGGTGTTCCACTGCTCGACCTCAAGGCCCAGTACCAGACCATTCGCGAAGAAACCAACGCGGCCGTGCTGGAAGTGCTGGAGAGCCAGTATTTCATTCTTGGCCCCAAGGTCAAGGCGCTTGAAGAACAGATTGCGGCCTACACCCAGACCGCGCACGCCATCGGCGTCTCCTCGGGCACCGATGCCCTGCTGATCAGCCTGATGGCCGAAGGCATCGGCCCCGGCGACGAGGTCATCACCACGCCCTATTCCTTCTTCGCCACGGCCGGTTGCGTGACCCGCACGGGTGCGACTCCCGTGTTCGTGGACATCGATCCGGTGGACTTCAACATCGATCCCGCGCGCATCGAGGCCGCCATCACCCCGAAGACCAAGGCGATCATCCCGATTCACCTCTACGGCCAGATGGCCGACATGGACGGTGTGATGCAGGTGGCCAATCGCCACAACCTGTGCGTGATCGAGGACGGTGCCCAGGCCATCGGCTGCGAGTTCAAGAATCGCCGCGCGGGCAGCATTGGCCACTACGGCTGTTTCAGCTTCTTCCCCAGCAAGAACCTGGGTGGAGCCGGTGACGGCGGCATCGTGGTCACCAACGATCCCAAGCGTGCCGAGACTCTCAGCATCATGCGCGTGCACGGTGGCAAGCCCAAGTACTACCACCGCGTGATCGGCGGCAACTTCCGGCTGGACGCGATCCAGGCCGCCGTGTTGCTGGTGAAGCTGCAGAAGCTGGACCAGTGGACCGAAGGCCGCCAGAAGAACGCCGACCTCTACCGCGCGAAGCTGAAGGCCGCGGGCCTGGTGGTCGACCCCGCCAGCCTCGACTCCACCACCCTGGACATGACGGGTCGCCGTGGAGTCGCGTTGCCCAAGGAATTCGCCGACCGTCGCCACATCTACAATCAGTTCGTGCTGCGCACCGACCGCCGCGAGGAGCTGCGGGCCTTCCTGACCGAGCGCGGCATCGGCAATGAGGTCTACTACCCCGTGCCCTTCCACGAGCAGGACTGCTTCCAGTACCTGGGCTACAAGAAGGGCCAGTTCCCGATCAGCGAGGTGGCCGCCACCCAGAGCATCGCGGTGCCGATCTACCCCGAGCTGAACGACGCCCAGATCCAGGAAGTGGTGAACGCCATCGCCGAGTTCCACAAGGTCTGA
- a CDS encoding Gfo/Idh/MocA family oxidoreductase produces the protein MSRTVALVGMGYWGKNLARNFDELGALHTVCEANSALAATVAEKYPKVRFTSSLDEVLRNDEIKAVAVATPAITHHDVVLKALRAGKDVFVEKPLAVSVAQGQELVDTARKEGRILMVGHILQYHPAVLKLKELIQLGALGQVRYLYSNRLNIGKIRTEENILWSFAPHDISVILGLMGEVPMAVSCQGNGWLNPEVADVTVSQFDFASGVKAHIFVSWLHPFKEQRLVVVGADKMAVFDDTAENKLLLYPHKVEWKDRIPTAVKAEAEIVELPAGEPLKAECSHFLDCCHTRKAPVSDGVEGQNVLRILDACQVSLGRKGAPVELSSAAPAEKKLWYAHPTAFVDEPVEIGEGTKIWHYSHVMKGAKIGRKCVFGQNVNIDGGTVIGNNVKVQNNVSIYTGLIIEDDVFLGPSCVMTNVTNPRCQVNRHSLYETTIIRRGASVGANATIVCGITLGRYCLIGSGSVVTKDVPDYAMMVGVPARKICWVSRHGLPLKSPDADGVYTCPESKLRYKVNAQGELRCLDIDEEAPLPESMTKGGEFYDQIVHGKRLTGENA, from the coding sequence ATGTCCCGCACTGTCGCCCTGGTGGGCATGGGTTATTGGGGCAAGAATCTTGCCCGCAACTTCGACGAGTTGGGTGCACTGCACACGGTCTGCGAAGCGAACAGCGCGCTGGCTGCGACGGTCGCCGAAAAGTACCCCAAGGTCCGCTTCACATCCTCGCTCGACGAGGTGTTGCGCAACGACGAGATCAAGGCCGTGGCCGTGGCCACTCCCGCAATCACCCACCATGACGTGGTGCTGAAGGCACTCAGGGCGGGCAAGGATGTCTTCGTCGAGAAACCCCTGGCCGTCAGTGTGGCACAGGGGCAGGAGCTGGTGGACACGGCCCGCAAGGAAGGCCGGATCCTGATGGTGGGGCACATCCTCCAGTATCACCCGGCCGTGCTGAAACTGAAGGAACTGATCCAGCTGGGTGCGCTGGGGCAGGTGCGCTACCTGTACTCCAACCGCCTCAACATCGGCAAGATCCGCACCGAGGAGAACATCCTCTGGAGTTTCGCGCCCCATGACATCAGCGTGATCCTGGGTCTGATGGGCGAGGTGCCCATGGCCGTGTCCTGTCAGGGCAATGGCTGGCTGAACCCCGAGGTGGCCGACGTGACCGTGAGCCAGTTCGATTTCGCCAGCGGCGTGAAGGCCCACATCTTCGTGAGCTGGCTGCATCCCTTCAAGGAGCAGCGTCTGGTGGTGGTGGGCGCCGACAAGATGGCCGTGTTTGACGACACCGCCGAGAACAAGCTGCTGCTCTACCCGCACAAGGTGGAGTGGAAGGACCGCATCCCCACCGCCGTGAAAGCCGAGGCCGAAATCGTGGAATTGCCCGCGGGCGAACCGCTGAAGGCCGAATGCAGTCATTTCCTCGACTGCTGTCACACGCGCAAGGCCCCGGTCAGCGATGGGGTCGAAGGCCAGAACGTGCTGCGCATCCTGGATGCCTGCCAGGTCTCGCTGGGGCGCAAGGGCGCTCCGGTAGAGCTGAGCAGCGCGGCCCCCGCCGAGAAGAAACTGTGGTACGCCCATCCCACGGCTTTCGTGGACGAGCCGGTCGAGATCGGCGAGGGCACCAAGATCTGGCACTACAGCCATGTGATGAAGGGCGCCAAGATCGGCCGCAAGTGCGTCTTCGGCCAGAACGTCAACATCGACGGTGGCACCGTGATCGGCAACAACGTCAAGGTGCAGAACAACGTCTCGATCTACACCGGGCTGATCATCGAGGACGATGTCTTCCTGGGGCCCAGCTGCGTGATGACCAATGTCACCAATCCGCGCTGCCAGGTGAATCGCCACAGCCTGTACGAGACCACCATCATCCGTCGCGGGGCCTCGGTGGGCGCCAATGCCACCATCGTCTGCGGTATCACGCTGGGGCGTTACTGCCTGATCGGCAGCGGCAGTGTGGTCACCAAGGATGTGCCGGACTACGCCATGATGGTGGGTGTGCCCGCCCGCAAGATCTGCTGGGTCAGCCGTCACGGTCTGCCACTGAAGTCGCCCGATGCCGATGGCGTGTACACCTGTCCCGAGAGCAAGCTGCGCTACAAGGTCAACGCCCAGGGCGAACTGCGCTGCCTCGACATCGACGAAGAAGCCCCCCTGCCGGAGAGCATGACCAAGGGCGGCGAATTCTACGACCAGATCGTCCACGGCAAGCGCCTGACGGGCGAGAACGCCTGA
- a CDS encoding aminotransferase class I/II-fold pyridoxal phosphate-dependent enzyme, producing MHVCHPRLFLSPPHMGGREQEYIAEAFASNFIAPLGPMVDRFEQEMSRITGISHTLALSSGTAAMHLALRLLGVAPGQRVFASSLTFIGSISSVVHEGGELVFIDADRESWCMDPDLLEEALERANRENRLPRAVVPTDLYGQCADLDRIQTICQRWEIPVVSDAAESLGATYKGRPAGKGTRAAIYSFNGNKIITTSGGGLLASEDKALMDAARHLSTQARDAAAHYQHTTVGYNYRMSNVVAAIGLGQLEILEQRVKTRREIFDQYKQQLGGRPGISFMPQPEWGRSNCWLSVIQIDPEQFGCDRETIRLALEEQNIESRPVWKPMHMQPVFQGATVVGGTVSEDLFAHGLCLPSGSSMSRSDQQRVIDGILALEGASCR from the coding sequence ATGCATGTCTGTCACCCACGCCTGTTTCTGTCCCCACCCCACATGGGAGGACGTGAGCAGGAGTACATCGCCGAAGCCTTCGCCTCCAACTTCATCGCCCCGCTGGGGCCGATGGTGGACCGTTTCGAACAGGAGATGTCCCGGATCACCGGTATCTCCCACACGCTGGCCCTGTCCAGCGGGACGGCCGCGATGCATCTGGCCCTGCGCCTGCTGGGCGTCGCACCGGGCCAGCGGGTGTTCGCCTCGAGCCTGACCTTCATCGGCAGCATCAGTTCGGTGGTGCACGAGGGCGGCGAGCTGGTCTTCATCGACGCCGACCGCGAAAGCTGGTGCATGGATCCGGATCTGCTGGAGGAGGCCCTCGAGCGGGCCAACCGCGAGAATCGCCTGCCCAGGGCCGTGGTGCCCACCGACCTCTATGGCCAGTGTGCCGACCTGGACCGCATCCAGACCATCTGCCAGCGCTGGGAGATTCCGGTGGTGAGTGACGCCGCCGAATCCCTGGGCGCGACCTACAAGGGGCGCCCTGCGGGCAAGGGCACCCGGGCCGCGATCTACAGTTTCAACGGCAACAAGATCATCACCACTTCCGGAGGGGGGCTGCTGGCCTCGGAAGACAAGGCTCTGATGGATGCCGCCCGCCACCTCAGCACCCAGGCCCGCGACGCCGCGGCCCATTATCAGCACACCACCGTGGGCTACAATTACCGCATGAGCAACGTGGTGGCCGCGATCGGGCTGGGCCAGCTGGAAATTCTGGAGCAGCGGGTCAAGACGCGTCGGGAAATCTTCGATCAGTACAAGCAGCAACTGGGCGGGCGACCGGGCATTTCCTTCATGCCGCAACCGGAGTGGGGGCGATCCAACTGCTGGCTCAGCGTCATCCAGATCGATCCGGAGCAGTTCGGCTGCGATCGCGAAACCATTCGCCTGGCGCTTGAAGAACAGAACATCGAGAGCCGCCCGGTCTGGAAGCCGATGCACATGCAGCCCGTCTTCCAGGGGGCGACGGTCGTGGGCGGTACGGTCAGCGAAGATCTTTTCGCCCACGGTCTGTGTCTGCCCTCGGGAAGTTCGATGAGCCGCAGTGACCAGCAGCGTGTCATCGATGGAATTCTGGCTCTGGAAGGGGCGTCGTGCCGCTGA
- a CDS encoding GNAT family N-acetyltransferase, protein MRVLLSEETEMVGDTSQYISPESGFYSCNAPEVATALSDLSHDVYHLPEYLQLCADQENAEPLYYIGNQGRTRVLIPLLRRPIPGELSPDEPLWDLASPYGYPCPLVSLPDSQDSLVSLFEGFRKTAAEAGIVSAFLRLHPLYSIPLDQLRSVGELFTHGQTVYMDLQLSEEDGWRETRQRHRGQIRQLLREGFHCELDCWEYYPEFQQIYLDTMARVGATSYYHFDIEYFDGLREALGERLHLACVLSPQNKLAAAALFMRQSGLLQYHLSGTRDEFLQLGPSKLMFHELRHWGCDKGLRFLHLGGGLGGSNTDPLFRFKSGFSSLKADFHSFRMVIDHERFEFLTRRRAELEGPGFEENLGSFFPAYRKQLR, encoded by the coding sequence GTGCGTGTACTGCTCTCCGAAGAGACTGAAATGGTTGGGGATACGAGTCAATACATCTCGCCTGAAAGCGGTTTCTACTCGTGCAATGCCCCAGAAGTGGCAACGGCGTTGTCAGACTTGTCGCATGACGTCTATCACTTGCCTGAGTACCTGCAACTGTGTGCGGATCAGGAGAATGCTGAGCCATTGTATTACATCGGAAACCAAGGTAGAACGCGAGTACTCATTCCATTGTTGAGGCGACCCATACCAGGGGAGCTGAGTCCCGATGAACCTCTCTGGGATCTTGCATCGCCCTACGGATATCCTTGCCCACTTGTTTCCTTGCCCGATTCGCAAGACAGTTTGGTGTCATTGTTCGAAGGGTTCAGAAAAACTGCTGCGGAGGCGGGTATCGTCAGTGCTTTTCTGCGATTGCATCCTTTGTACTCGATCCCACTGGATCAATTGCGTTCAGTCGGTGAGCTGTTCACACACGGCCAAACAGTTTACATGGACCTGCAACTGAGCGAGGAAGACGGCTGGCGAGAAACACGCCAGAGACACAGAGGCCAGATTCGTCAGCTTCTTCGAGAAGGCTTCCATTGTGAACTTGACTGCTGGGAGTACTATCCGGAATTCCAGCAGATCTATCTTGACACAATGGCAAGAGTTGGCGCCACTTCGTATTACCATTTCGACATTGAGTACTTCGATGGGCTTCGTGAGGCACTGGGGGAGAGGCTGCATCTCGCGTGTGTGCTGTCACCTCAGAACAAGCTGGCTGCCGCCGCTTTGTTCATGCGTCAGTCTGGCCTGTTGCAGTATCATCTCAGCGGGACCCGTGATGAGTTTCTGCAATTGGGTCCTTCAAAGTTGATGTTTCATGAGCTGCGACATTGGGGATGTGACAAAGGGCTACGGTTTCTGCACCTCGGTGGCGGGCTCGGCGGAAGCAATACCGATCCATTGTTTCGCTTCAAATCAGGATTTTCATCACTCAAAGCTGATTTTCACAGCTTCAGGATGGTCATAGATCACGAACGCTTTGAATTTTTGACACGCAGACGCGCAGAACTGGAAGGACCAGGCTTCGAGGAGAATCTGGGGTCTTTTTTTCCTGCATACCGGAAACAATTGCGCTAG
- a CDS encoding sugar transferase encodes MTFYAKAGKRLVDLALTLPAMLLILPICLVIALCVRIFLGSPVLFRQVRPGKDGKPFEMLKFRTMTDARDASGDLLPDEDRLTPFGIWLRSTSLDELPELLNVIRGEMSLVGPRPLLMRYLPRYSREQSRRHERLPGVTGWAQVNGRNAIDWPSKFALDVWYIDNVSLLLDLRILVLTVWKLVRRDGITQPGEVTSSEFMGETQRPNGS; translated from the coding sequence GTGACATTCTATGCAAAAGCTGGCAAGCGCCTCGTGGATCTGGCACTTACCCTGCCGGCGATGCTGCTCATCCTGCCGATCTGCCTGGTGATCGCGCTGTGTGTCCGGATATTTCTGGGGTCGCCCGTGTTGTTTCGCCAAGTACGTCCCGGCAAGGACGGCAAGCCCTTCGAAATGCTCAAGTTCCGCACCATGACCGACGCGCGGGACGCCTCGGGTGACCTGCTGCCCGACGAGGATCGGCTGACACCGTTCGGAATCTGGCTGCGCAGCACAAGTCTGGATGAACTGCCCGAGCTGCTGAATGTGATCCGCGGGGAGATGAGCCTTGTGGGGCCGCGCCCTCTGCTGATGCGCTACCTGCCGCGATACTCTCGAGAGCAGAGTCGACGTCATGAGCGGTTGCCAGGAGTGACTGGATGGGCGCAGGTCAATGGTCGCAATGCCATCGACTGGCCTTCAAAGTTTGCCCTGGACGTCTGGTACATCGATAATGTATCACTGCTTCTGGATCTCCGAATCCTTGTTTTGACGGTTTGGAAGCTTGTGCGACGAGATGGAATCACGCAACCAGGCGAGGTTACTTCTTCAGAGTTCATGGGCGAGACTCAACGCCCGAATGGGAGCTAG
- a CDS encoding glycosyltransferase family 4 protein has product MKILLINAYAIPAAWGGGTRHYSLCQELIARGHEVLLCASSFDHVSKTERRLKDDQEFLLQEEQGVPFLWLRTTPYAGNTGARVRNMLSFASRVRRGVGLPTGFQPDLVLASTPHLFAADAGRILARRLKVPFVLEVRDLWPETLLELGGISPWHPFILWLGILERRVYRNSVRIISLLPGAWQHLETKGAPRSKVHWLPNGVDLSLLPPVSPPPVNERFTVMYAGAHGLANGLDSILDAAAILQSQGYGEKIRLVFMGQGTAKPALVERARSEGLGMVEFRDPVPKEQVYAVLQQADAYVATLKDSPLYRYGISLNKIYDYLALGRPTVFGVRSYNNPVDEASAGISTAPESAVEIADALKHLMQLSPEERQEMGQRGRAFIESQHEKSILGARFERLLSEVLEA; this is encoded by the coding sequence ATGAAGATTCTGCTGATCAATGCATATGCTATTCCGGCAGCTTGGGGTGGGGGAACTCGTCATTACAGTCTCTGCCAGGAGTTGATTGCCCGTGGGCATGAGGTACTGCTCTGTGCATCCAGTTTCGATCATGTCAGCAAGACCGAACGGCGCCTCAAGGATGATCAGGAGTTCCTGCTCCAGGAAGAGCAGGGTGTGCCCTTCCTCTGGTTGCGCACCACGCCCTATGCGGGCAACACCGGGGCACGGGTGCGCAACATGCTGTCCTTCGCCTCGCGCGTGCGCCGCGGCGTGGGCCTGCCCACAGGATTCCAGCCCGATCTGGTGCTGGCCTCCACACCGCACCTTTTTGCCGCCGACGCCGGTCGCATACTTGCCCGTCGGCTGAAGGTGCCCTTCGTGCTGGAAGTGCGTGACCTCTGGCCCGAAACCCTGCTGGAGCTGGGCGGGATTTCTCCCTGGCACCCTTTCATTCTTTGGCTGGGCATCCTGGAACGGCGCGTCTACCGCAATTCGGTCCGGATCATCAGCCTGCTGCCCGGCGCCTGGCAGCATCTTGAGACCAAGGGCGCGCCCCGATCCAAGGTGCACTGGCTGCCCAATGGCGTGGATCTCTCGCTGCTGCCTCCTGTGTCTCCACCGCCCGTGAATGAGCGATTCACCGTGATGTACGCGGGTGCCCACGGACTGGCCAACGGTCTGGACAGCATTCTTGACGCCGCGGCGATCCTGCAGAGTCAGGGTTACGGCGAGAAGATCCGGCTGGTCTTCATGGGGCAGGGGACCGCCAAGCCGGCCCTTGTGGAGCGGGCGCGCAGCGAAGGCCTCGGCATGGTGGAGTTCCGTGATCCCGTGCCCAAGGAGCAGGTGTACGCCGTCCTTCAGCAGGCGGACGCCTACGTGGCCACGCTCAAGGACTCCCCGCTCTACCGTTACGGAATCAGTCTGAACAAGATCTACGATTACCTGGCCCTGGGCCGACCAACGGTCTTCGGGGTCCGGTCGTACAACAATCCCGTGGACGAGGCCTCAGCCGGCATTTCCACCGCCCCCGAGTCCGCCGTGGAGATCGCCGATGCACTCAAGCACCTGATGCAGCTGTCCCCCGAGGAACGACAGGAAATGGGCCAGCGGGGGCGAGCCTTCATCGAATCCCAACACGAGAAATCGATCCTTGGGGCCCGGTTCGAACGGTTGCTCAGTGAGGTGCTTGAAGCGTGA
- a CDS encoding GDP-mannose 4,6-dehydratase gives MRESPQRGPADQKIQIGKELVQSWPKGARGRRCSRFPQTPRASAQCLHWAGLLQTVLARIHQISPSRGLRTLQPDALPADSDRQPEPRAESPHDGCRPVSKFPGGTPLARILVTGAAGFIGYHLSESLLADGHEVCGIDIVNDYYDPQLKWDRVARLKESTAFHFEKADLYNKGHLEKIFNSFEPQKVVNLAAQAGVRYSVTHPQVYMDSNLVGFLNILELCRHNHIEGLIYASSSSVYGSNSKIPFSVTDRVDNPISLYAASKRANELMAHCYSHLYGLNTTGLRFFTVYGPWGRPDMALFIFTRKILAGEPIPVFNNGDMKRDFTFVSDIVQGIRAAIDANHECELFNLGNHRSERLMDFVHLIEDYLGRKAEIDFQPMQPGDVPESFADIDHSTEKLGYRPTTNIDVGIKRFLDWYTSYYTGTRTPV, from the coding sequence ATGCGTGAAAGTCCACAGCGGGGGCCGGCTGACCAGAAAATTCAGATCGGAAAGGAGCTGGTGCAAAGCTGGCCCAAAGGTGCGCGCGGCAGGCGTTGTTCTCGATTCCCACAGACTCCCAGGGCAAGCGCCCAATGTTTACATTGGGCGGGTCTTTTGCAAACGGTGCTGGCTCGAATCCACCAGATTTCACCGTCTCGCGGCCTTCGCACACTGCAGCCCGACGCCTTGCCTGCCGATTCAGACCGGCAGCCCGAACCTCGCGCGGAATCGCCGCACGACGGTTGCCGCCCGGTTTCGAAATTTCCTGGAGGAACTCCCTTGGCACGGATACTGGTCACCGGCGCAGCCGGGTTCATTGGCTACCACCTGAGCGAAAGCCTGCTGGCCGACGGTCATGAGGTCTGCGGCATCGACATCGTGAACGACTACTACGACCCTCAGCTCAAGTGGGACCGGGTGGCGCGCCTGAAGGAATCGACCGCGTTCCACTTCGAGAAGGCGGACCTCTACAACAAGGGCCACCTCGAAAAGATCTTCAACAGCTTCGAGCCGCAGAAGGTGGTCAATCTGGCCGCCCAGGCCGGCGTGCGCTACAGCGTGACCCACCCCCAGGTCTACATGGACTCGAATCTGGTGGGTTTCCTCAACATTCTTGAACTGTGCCGCCACAACCACATCGAAGGGCTGATCTACGCCTCCAGTTCCTCGGTGTACGGATCCAACAGCAAGATTCCTTTCAGCGTGACCGACCGGGTGGACAATCCGATCAGTCTCTACGCGGCCAGCAAGCGGGCCAACGAACTGATGGCCCACTGCTACTCCCACCTCTATGGCCTGAACACCACCGGACTCCGCTTCTTCACGGTCTACGGCCCCTGGGGACGACCGGACATGGCGCTGTTCATCTTCACCCGCAAGATCCTGGCCGGGGAACCGATTCCGGTTTTCAACAACGGCGACATGAAGCGTGACTTCACCTTCGTCAGCGACATCGTCCAGGGCATCCGGGCGGCCATCGACGCCAACCACGAATGCGAGCTCTTCAATCTGGGCAATCACCGCAGCGAGCGGTTGATGGATTTCGTGCACCTGATCGAGGACTATCTGGGCCGCAAGGCGGAAATCGACTTCCAGCCGATGCAGCCCGGCGACGTGCCCGAGAGTTTCGCCGACATCGATCACTCCACGGAGAAACTGGGCTACAGGCCCACCACCAACATCGACGTGGGCATCAAGCGCTTCCTGGACTGGTACACCAGTTACTACACAGGCACGCGCACACCGGTCTGA